ACATCATGATCATGGGCGACATCGTCCGCGACGCGATCGGCTGGGCGATCGAGAAGGGCGTCTCCTTCAGCATCTTCAACGTCGACTGGCTCCGCAAGACGCTCGGCGAGGCCAGGAAGATCGGCAAGCCGGCCCGCGTCCATCTCGAGGTGGAAACGGGGATGCATCGCACCGGCCTCGAAGGCGCCGACCTCGACGCGGCGATCGACATCCTCGAAGCCAATCCGGATCTTTTCGTCGTCGACGGCGTCTTCACCCACTACGCGGGCGCCGAGTGCATCAGCAACTTCGTGCGCGTCCAGGAGCAGATCCGGCGGTTCGACGAGATCACGGCCGACCTCGTCCGCCGCGGGCTGAAGTTCCGGATGCGCCATTCCGCATGTTCGGCCGCGGCCCTGCGCTATCCCGAGACGATCATGGACATGGTGCGTTTCGGCATCGCGCAGTACGGTTTCTGGCCGAACAAGGAAACGCATATGCACTTCATGATGCAGGGCGAGAAAAACTGCGCCCCCGCGAAGAAGCAAACGAATCCCCTGCGCCGCGTGATGACGTGGAAGAGCCGCATCATGAACATAAAGCCGGTCCGGCGGGGCGAGTTCGTCGGCTACGGCAACACCTACATGACCGGCCGCGACCAGAAGATCGCCGCCGTGCCGATCGGCTACTACCACGGGTTCGCGCGACAGCTGAGCAACCGCGGCTACGTGCTGGTGAACGGCCGTCGCGCCCAGGTGGTGGGGATCGTCAACATGAACATGATGACCGTGGACGTCACCGACTTTCCGCAGGTGGCCGTCGGCGACGAGGTGGTCATCATCGGCACGCAGAAGAAGCAGCAGATCACCGTCGGCTCCTTCAGCGACCTCACGCCCTTCCTCAACTACGAGGTCCTCGCCCGCATCCCCGAGGAGATCCCGCGGATCGTTGTCGATTGAATAACCCCCGCACGATGCGATCGTGCCCCTCCTTCCCCCGGGCCGCCGGAGGAGATTATCCTTTATCGAAGCGTTACCTTCATATATACTGCACGGGATCCCGGTTTTCTCTGGAGGCGCGGCGAATGTGAACCGTTCCGAAACGCGTTCATTCCGGGGGTTCCATCATGAGTAATGGACGGCCATTTCTTCGGTTGTTCGGCATGAAGGCGCGGCGGATGTATACTGTCGGCCGCAATCTTCCCTTTCTCGAGCCACGGGTGGCGCAGATTCTGTACGCCACCGCATCCGGCATCCTCCTGTCCGCGGGGACCGGTTTGGTCCTCGGCGTCATCGACAGGCCCGCGTCCGGCTGGGAACGGCGGCACACGATCGGGATTTTGTGCATCGTCGCCTCGATGCTGATATCGGGGCTGGCCTGGCTCGCGCAGGGATTCCTCGATTTCCTCGTATCGAGGGGGAAGGATCGGGAGAGCGGGGGCGAGAAGGCCCTGCAGTTCGATTCGTGGTCTCATCGCCGTCTTGCACGGGGGCTCGCCGTCATCATCGTCGCACTGTTCGCCGTGATCCTGAAACTGGTTTTGTGAGGTACGTTCGATGGTCGACCATTCCGTCTCCTTCGAGGATATGTACGGGAAGGGCGTTCCTTCCCGGGATGACTTCGAGCACGAGGTGGTGAAACCGTCGGTCGTCGACACGGTCATCGATCACCTTGCGAGGCATCGGATCTGCGTGCTCGCCGGGAGGCCGAGAAGCGGCAAGACGACCGTCGCGTTCTGCGTGGCGAACGACGTCCTGAACGGCAGGGTGCCCGGCATCGAACTGGTGAGATATCTCGACATCGCGAACATCGACGATTCGTCGGATGAGATCACCTTCTTTCCCGAGGCCTGTTTTTCCTCGAACTGGCTATTGATCCTGGACAACTGGCATGCCGCGCGGCCAGGATGGCACGGCCATCTCGACAGGCTGATCGATGCCGAGTGGGAACGCGGCGCGCGGGTCCTCTATTGCTTCACCCGCTTCGGTGCGGACGATTCGGCGACCGACCTGCCGCGTGTCTACCGGTCTCAGGCCAGGTCGATCCCCGTCCTCGATACGGATGAATTCGAGTCGGAGGTCGCAAGGGGCATGATCGACCGCCGGGTCGACACGCTTTTCGCCCGGTCCCGACGGGGAGGGAGCGGCGCGGGTGGGGATCGCGATCATGACGCCGTGCGGCCGGTCGAGGAGGAGGATTACGAACAGGCCCTCAATGCCCCTTCCGCCCACAAGAAGATCCGCGGCAACCTGCGATTCCTCCGCTGGCGCCTCGCTTCGTGGAATCCCGCCGAAGGGAACCTGCGCGACGTATGCGTCGAGGATGTCATCGAGACGTTCAGGCGCGAGGTGGTCGGGCCGAACGCCGCCCACCTGGGGACGATCGAGCAGATCGCATCCGTCGCGCAGTGGGAGATCCCCTTCCGGCGCGTGGGGGGCGAGAATCCCCCGGACGGCGTCGATGTCCTCGAGGGAGCGGGACTGATCGTGCCGGTCGAGCAGGGTACGGCGTGGCGGATGGATTCGACCGACGCGTACCTGTTCCTCCTCTCCCAGAGCGGAAACGAGTGGTTGCAAACGACCGAACGCATGCTGCTCCGGTACCTGGGTCGTCATCCCGCCCGGGTGTATTCGGTCGTCGAGACGATCCTCCGGCAGGCCCGATGGGCCGCGATGACCGAACTGGTGACCGCCCTGCTGCATGACGACGCCACGATCGGCCACGTGAAGCATGCCGTCGCGGAAGGCGTGGAGAACGGCTCGATCGGCGCCCCGGACGTGTACCGTATCATCTACGCGGTCATGCGGGATTTTCCCGATGACGAGGCGGCGGCGAATCGGCGCCTGGACATCCTGAATGCGATTATTCCAAAGGAATTGGGCTTGCCGGTGGGGCGGAGCGCCCGGGGGAGGGGACTGTTCATCCTGTACTGGATGCTGGTCTTCTTCAGGAAGCGCGCAGACCGGTTCAAGGACTTCATTCACGGCTATATCGACGGGTACGGCCCGCAGGATGTGATCGATCGGATCGACGCCGCGTCGTCCGGAAGAAGCCAGCGGCGCATGCTGTATCTGCTGAAGTACTTCGAGCCCGATCTCTGCGAAGAGATCCGCCGACGGGTCCATCTCAAGCCCGACGACAAGAAAAAGTGCGAATTCGAGGAATATGTTGGGGGGTTGCGCTACGGTGTTCTCGCGACGGGTCGATCACGCGACGAGAAGATCGCGTCGCTGCGCATGATCGACGAGTCCTATTTCGTCGAACTGGCGGAGAAGAGCAACAAGCGGGCCCAGATGCTCCAGCAGTTCATGCAGGCGGCGATCTGGCTGTCTCCCGACGAGGCGCGGCGGATCGCGGGATTCGTGCCGACGGTGCTGTCCAGGCTCGGATTCAGGGGACGGGCGAAGGGATGGTCCTATCTCCTCAACAACACCTATTCCGCGGATCCGCAGGCCGCCGAGGACATCGTCGATTACATCTGCG
This DNA window, taken from Candidatus Krumholzibacteriota bacterium, encodes the following:
- the alr gene encoding alanine racemase: MDERERTRTFSRRQDLFHTAHIELSESALRRNIRFLREVIGPGPVFSSVIKGNAYGHNIATFVPLAERCGVRHFSVYSAYEALIASRSLTGDSHIMIMGDIVRDAIGWAIEKGVSFSIFNVDWLRKTLGEARKIGKPARVHLEVETGMHRTGLEGADLDAAIDILEANPDLFVVDGVFTHYAGAECISNFVRVQEQIRRFDEITADLVRRGLKFRMRHSACSAAALRYPETIMDMVRFGIAQYGFWPNKETHMHFMMQGEKNCAPAKKQTNPLRRVMTWKSRIMNIKPVRRGEFVGYGNTYMTGRDQKIAAVPIGYYHGFARQLSNRGYVLVNGRRAQVVGIVNMNMMTVDVTDFPQVAVGDEVVIIGTQKKQQITVGSFSDLTPFLNYEVLARIPEEIPRIVVD